The proteins below are encoded in one region of Aequorivita iocasae:
- a CDS encoding PIG-L family deacetylase, producing MHKPFFFRLLFLFFSLVAVAQAPKKPTASEIYHNLQKLNFVGSALYIAAHPDDENTRLISYLVNDVHANTAYLSITRGDGGQNLVGPELRELLGVIRTQELLAARKTDGGQQFFTRANDFGYSKNPDETFEFWTKNEVLSDVVMTIRKFKPDIIVNRFDHRSPGSTHGHHTASAMLSLEAFDMVDNASKFPKSAAEYGVWKPQRLFFNTSWWFYGSQEKFEKADKKNLVSIETGNYFPALGLSNGEIASLSRSMHKSQGFGSTGSRGTETEYLELLKGSKPSDNDLFEGINTTWSRLENGKEIGAILNPLEESFNFKNPSEMLPQLLKAYPLVSNIKDEHWRNIKLKQLKQLILDCSGIFIEAVSKTNTINPGENFEVTLEAVNRGNAEVVLKSWKNSEGKELWNSSEVLPFNNKKNIEITVTAGNNNPPYSSPYWLNEKGSVGMYAAPEALIGLPETPALEEITFELQFGNSTIPFTKNIIYKFNDPVKGEVYRPLEVLPEVTASIPDKVLIFASDDAENVSVIVRAGKDDISGSLSLQHPEGWKVTPAQQTFQLERNGETKTFNFTVTPPNGQSEGFLKPIINADGKIFDRELVTIDYDHIPYQSVLLPSEAKVAKIAIQKKGQNIGYINGAGDAIPESLKQIGYSVTTIDPSNITTENLQRFDAIVVGIRAYNTVPELAFAQNYLNKYVENGGTLIVQYNTSRGLVTENLAPYELKLSRDRVTDEFSEVKILAPENPILNTPNKITQNDFEGWVQERGLYFPNEWSKEFTPILGMNDKGESQTKGSLLVAKYGKGYYIYTGLSFFRELPAGVPGAYRLFANMLSIGK from the coding sequence ATGCATAAACCATTTTTTTTCCGTCTTCTATTTTTATTTTTTTCGTTAGTCGCCGTTGCACAAGCGCCAAAAAAACCTACCGCTTCTGAAATTTACCACAACCTTCAAAAATTGAATTTTGTAGGCTCCGCACTTTATATCGCAGCACATCCTGATGATGAAAACACGCGGCTCATTTCCTATTTGGTTAACGATGTGCACGCAAATACTGCCTATCTTTCCATAACCCGTGGCGACGGCGGACAAAATCTAGTGGGTCCTGAGCTACGCGAACTTTTGGGCGTTATCCGAACGCAGGAACTTTTGGCAGCTCGAAAGACCGATGGTGGACAGCAATTTTTTACCCGAGCAAATGATTTTGGCTACAGCAAAAATCCAGATGAAACCTTTGAATTTTGGACCAAAAACGAAGTGTTGAGCGATGTGGTTATGACCATCCGAAAATTCAAACCGGATATTATTGTAAATCGTTTTGACCATCGCAGTCCCGGCAGCACACACGGCCATCACACAGCTTCGGCCATGTTGAGCTTGGAGGCTTTTGATATGGTTGACAATGCTTCAAAATTTCCAAAATCCGCTGCGGAATATGGGGTGTGGAAACCACAGCGACTATTTTTTAATACTTCGTGGTGGTTTTATGGAAGCCAAGAGAAATTTGAAAAGGCCGATAAGAAAAACCTCGTCTCTATTGAAACTGGCAACTATTTCCCAGCGCTCGGTCTTTCAAATGGTGAAATAGCCTCGTTGAGCCGCAGCATGCACAAATCGCAAGGCTTTGGCAGCACAGGCTCCCGTGGCACCGAAACGGAATACTTGGAACTGTTGAAAGGAAGCAAACCATCAGATAACGACCTTTTCGAAGGAATAAATACAACTTGGTCACGACTGGAAAATGGAAAGGAAATTGGGGCAATTTTGAATCCTTTGGAAGAAAGCTTTAATTTTAAAAATCCTTCGGAAATGTTACCCCAGCTTTTGAAAGCCTATCCATTGGTTTCAAATATAAAGGATGAACATTGGCGAAATATCAAGCTAAAGCAACTAAAACAACTAATTTTAGATTGTAGCGGCATTTTTATTGAAGCGGTTTCCAAAACAAATACAATCAATCCAGGAGAAAATTTTGAAGTAACTCTTGAAGCCGTAAACCGTGGAAATGCAGAAGTGGTTTTAAAATCGTGGAAAAATTCTGAAGGAAAAGAGCTTTGGAATTCTTCTGAAGTTCTTCCTTTTAATAATAAGAAAAACATTGAAATAACTGTTACTGCCGGAAATAACAATCCTCCCTACTCCTCACCCTATTGGCTCAATGAAAAGGGAAGCGTTGGAATGTACGCTGCACCCGAAGCCCTGATTGGACTGCCCGAAACGCCTGCTTTGGAAGAAATTACTTTTGAATTACAATTCGGGAATAGTACAATTCCATTCACGAAAAATATAATTTACAAATTCAACGACCCCGTAAAAGGCGAAGTGTACCGTCCGTTGGAGGTGTTGCCAGAAGTAACTGCTTCCATCCCCGACAAAGTCTTGATATTTGCAAGCGATGATGCAGAAAATGTTTCGGTAATTGTCCGCGCTGGAAAAGACGATATTTCAGGAAGCCTGAGTTTGCAACATCCCGAAGGCTGGAAAGTAACGCCAGCACAGCAAACATTCCAGCTTGAACGGAATGGTGAAACGAAAACCTTTAATTTTACGGTAACTCCGCCCAACGGTCAAAGTGAAGGTTTTTTAAAACCAATTATAAATGCCGACGGAAAAATATTTGACAGGGAATTGGTAACCATCGATTATGATCACATTCCATACCAAAGCGTGTTATTACCATCCGAAGCGAAAGTTGCCAAAATTGCCATTCAGAAAAAGGGGCAGAACATTGGCTACATTAACGGCGCAGGCGATGCTATTCCGGAAAGCTTGAAGCAAATTGGCTATTCAGTTACTACAATTGACCCTTCAAATATTACAACGGAAAACCTTCAAAGGTTTGATGCCATTGTTGTTGGAATTCGTGCCTACAACACCGTTCCCGAACTCGCTTTTGCACAAAATTACCTTAATAAATATGTGGAAAACGGCGGAACGCTTATCGTGCAGTACAATACCAGTCGCGGGTTGGTTACCGAAAACCTTGCGCCTTATGAACTGAAATTATCGCGCGATCGGGTTACCGATGAATTTTCAGAAGTAAAAATATTGGCGCCAGAAAATCCTATTTTAAATACACCCAACAAAATAACACAAAACGATTTTGAAGGCTGGGTACAGGAACGCGGCTTGTATTTTCCTAACGAATGGTCCAAAGAGTTTACCCCAATTTTAGGTATGAATGACAAAGGGGAAAGCCAAACAAAAGGCTCACTCCTTGTGGCCAAATACGGAAAAGGATATTATATTTATACGGGATTGAGCTTTTTCCGCGAACTTCCCGCTGGCGTTCCCGGAGCTTACCGATTGTTTGCCAATATGCTTTCAATCGGAAAATAA
- a CDS encoding sodium:solute symporter: MQQIDWIVLIGTLLFIVLYGTWKSRQQKDVGDYLKGGNTAHWWTIGLSVMATQASAITFLSTPGQAFHDGMGFVQFYFGLPIAMVIICLVFIPIYHKLNVYTAYEYLESRFDKKTRTLTAILFLIQRGLACGITIFAPSIILSAVLGWNLIYLNIIIGVLVIIYTVSGGTKAVSVTQKQQMAVIFFGMLIAFLLILNYLPLDISFSKALEIAGANGKMDILDFSFDFDNRYTFWSGIIGGSFLALSYFGTDQSQVQRYLSGRSVKQSQMGLIMNGLLKVPMQFFILLVGIMVFVFYQFNSSPLHFNPAAVKDVKKSEYAGEYKALEVQKEAIDKELAATQISYSKAESDAAKQTLAQEIKSLNSTEKQLRERSVAVIKKANPNAETNDKDYVFIHFILNNLPRGLIGLLLAVILSAAMSSTASELNALGSTTTIDLYKRNVPGKRERHYVAASRGFTLLWGIIAIVVACTANLFDNLIQLVNIIGSIFYGNVLGIFLLAFFIKYVRSKAVFIAALITQIIIIYFWYIDLMPYLWLNLVGCVLVMAIAVLLQVLLPKNDNSEEIILE, encoded by the coding sequence ATGCAGCAGATTGATTGGATTGTTTTAATCGGGACCCTTCTCTTTATCGTGCTTTACGGCACCTGGAAATCACGCCAGCAAAAGGACGTTGGTGATTATTTAAAAGGCGGAAACACAGCGCATTGGTGGACTATTGGGCTGAGTGTTATGGCTACCCAGGCCAGCGCCATCACCTTTCTATCCACCCCCGGACAAGCCTTTCACGACGGAATGGGCTTTGTACAATTCTATTTTGGATTGCCCATTGCGATGGTAATTATCTGTTTGGTTTTTATCCCGATTTATCATAAACTCAACGTTTACACTGCTTATGAATATTTAGAAAGCCGTTTCGACAAAAAAACACGGACACTTACTGCAATCCTATTTTTGATACAGCGTGGTTTAGCCTGCGGCATCACCATTTTTGCACCCTCCATCATACTTTCAGCTGTATTGGGTTGGAATTTAATTTATTTGAATATCATCATAGGTGTTCTTGTGATTATCTATACCGTGAGCGGCGGCACAAAGGCCGTGAGCGTTACCCAAAAACAGCAAATGGCTGTTATTTTCTTCGGAATGTTGATTGCTTTTCTTTTAATTCTCAATTATCTTCCACTTGATATTTCGTTTTCCAAAGCACTTGAAATTGCAGGTGCCAATGGCAAAATGGACATCCTCGATTTTTCTTTTGATTTTGATAACCGCTATACTTTTTGGAGCGGAATTATTGGCGGATCATTTCTGGCCCTCTCCTATTTTGGTACAGACCAAAGCCAAGTGCAGCGCTATCTTTCCGGAAGAAGCGTCAAGCAAAGCCAAATGGGCTTAATTATGAACGGCTTGCTAAAAGTACCAATGCAATTTTTCATATTGCTTGTGGGAATTATGGTTTTTGTTTTTTATCAATTCAACAGTTCCCCTTTGCACTTTAACCCAGCTGCGGTAAAAGATGTAAAAAAATCTGAATATGCAGGGGAATACAAAGCTTTGGAAGTACAAAAAGAAGCCATTGATAAAGAATTGGCAGCAACGCAAATAAGTTATTCCAAAGCGGAAAGCGATGCCGCCAAACAAACCTTGGCTCAAGAAATTAAATCTCTTAACAGCACCGAAAAACAGTTGCGGGAACGGTCGGTAGCCGTAATCAAAAAAGCAAATCCAAATGCGGAGACCAACGATAAGGATTACGTTTTTATCCACTTTATTCTCAACAACCTTCCGCGGGGGTTGATTGGTTTGCTCTTGGCCGTCATTTTGAGTGCTGCAATGTCCTCCACTGCTTCCGAATTAAATGCTTTGGGCAGCACAACGACCATTGATCTTTACAAACGTAACGTGCCGGGCAAACGTGAAAGGCATTATGTGGCTGCTTCGCGTGGGTTTACCCTTTTATGGGGAATTATTGCCATTGTTGTTGCCTGTACCGCAAATTTATTCGATAACCTTATTCAGCTTGTAAACATTATCGGTTCCATTTTCTACGGAAATGTTCTGGGTATATTTCTTCTCGCCTTTTTTATAAAATATGTACGCAGCAAAGCGGTTTTCATCGCAGCACTCATCACCCAGATAATCATTATCTATTTTTGGTATATAGACCTTATGCCTTATCTGTGGCTAAATTTGGTGGGTTGTGTTTTGGTAATGGCGATTGCGGTTTTGTTGCAGGTTTTATTGCCGAAAAATGACAATTCGGAAGAAATCATTTTAGAATAA
- a CDS encoding WD40/YVTN/BNR-like repeat-containing protein: MRFVIAIFATVLLFSCEKKTEIEINSVQITPVFIDSLSIRAIQPLDENRVWFAADKGKVGLIDGDTPKLAIIKYGDSLLHFRSIATTKEAVFVLSIANPAVLYKIGFNGTEATNIEEVYTEKGENVFYDSMKFWNENEGIAIGDPLENCMSVIITRDGGNTWKKLPCENLPKVEKGEAAFAASNSNIAIFGDNAWVATGGRKSRVMHTADKGKSWEVFDTPIVQGKAMTGIYSIDFRDERHGVIFGGNWEDKSFNEGNKAITKNGGKTWKLISNGKEPGYRSSVKFIPGTEGQGIVAIGSPGISFSGDGGKNWKQLSKEGFFAIEFVNDSLAFASGNNRISKLLFRR, translated from the coding sequence ATGCGTTTTGTAATTGCCATCTTTGCCACAGTGCTACTTTTTTCTTGTGAAAAGAAAACTGAAATTGAAATCAATTCTGTTCAAATCACGCCCGTCTTTATTGATAGTTTGAGTATTCGTGCCATTCAACCCTTGGATGAAAATAGGGTTTGGTTTGCAGCAGATAAGGGCAAGGTAGGGTTGATTGATGGCGATACTCCCAAATTGGCAATTATAAAATACGGCGATTCGTTGCTGCATTTTCGTTCCATCGCAACCACAAAGGAAGCTGTATTTGTTTTGAGTATTGCCAATCCGGCCGTCCTTTATAAAATTGGCTTTAACGGTACCGAAGCAACAAATATTGAAGAAGTTTACACCGAAAAAGGCGAGAATGTTTTTTACGATTCCATGAAATTTTGGAATGAAAACGAAGGCATTGCTATTGGCGATCCCCTTGAAAATTGTATGTCTGTAATCATAACCCGTGATGGTGGAAATACTTGGAAAAAACTGCCGTGCGAAAACCTTCCCAAGGTTGAAAAAGGCGAAGCTGCCTTTGCGGCAAGTAATAGCAATATTGCCATTTTTGGCGATAATGCCTGGGTAGCCACGGGCGGAAGAAAATCGCGGGTAATGCACACAGCCGATAAAGGAAAAAGTTGGGAAGTTTTTGACACGCCAATTGTTCAGGGCAAAGCGATGACGGGCATTTATAGTATTGATTTTAGGGATGAAAGGCATGGAGTCATTTTCGGTGGAAATTGGGAAGACAAATCATTTAATGAAGGAAACAAAGCCATAACCAAAAATGGCGGTAAAACGTGGAAATTGATTTCCAACGGAAAAGAACCGGGGTATCGATCTTCTGTAAAATTTATTCCCGGAACGGAAGGGCAGGGGATTGTTGCAATCGGCTCACCTGGAATTTCCTTTAGCGGCGATGGAGGAAAGAATTGGAAACAACTTTCAAAAGAAGGTTTTTTTGCTATTGAGTTTGTAAATGATAGCCTTGCTTTTGCTTCGGGAAACAATCGTATTTCGAAGTTGTTATTTAGGAGATAA
- a CDS encoding RsmB/NOP family class I SAM-dependent RNA methyltransferase — MKLHRNLVFATIDSLHLIFNENKQADKVLKNTLKRDKRWGARDRAFIAETTYDIVRWKRLYAEIAEVREPFDRPNLFRLFTVWATLNGIAIPPWKQFEDTPTRRIKGKFDELSKIRKYRESIPDWLDELGQKELGKKWDKEIAALNQQADVVLRVNTLKTTVEKLQNELADLEIETEILKGYPDALKLKERANVFTTDAFKNGLFEVQDASSQKVAEMLDPKPGMRVIDACAGAGGKSLHIATMMENKGQLIAMDIYENKLNELKRRARRNDIFNIETRVIDSTKVIKKLIDKADKVLIDAPCSGLGVLKRNPDAKWKLQPEFLDNIRATQKELLNSYSRMVKPGGQLVYATCSILPSENEMQVKAFLAREEGKDFSLLNEEKIMPSKSGFDGFYISLLQKKD; from the coding sequence ATGAAATTACACAGAAATTTAGTATTCGCAACCATAGATTCCCTTCACTTGATTTTTAACGAAAACAAGCAGGCAGACAAGGTTCTGAAAAATACTTTGAAACGCGATAAGCGCTGGGGTGCCCGCGACCGTGCTTTTATAGCCGAAACTACCTACGATATTGTACGCTGGAAACGTTTGTACGCCGAGATTGCCGAAGTTCGTGAACCCTTTGACCGTCCAAATCTTTTCAGGTTATTTACTGTTTGGGCAACCTTGAACGGAATTGCAATCCCACCATGGAAACAATTTGAAGACACCCCAACCCGCAGGATTAAGGGGAAGTTTGACGAACTTTCAAAAATCAGAAAATACCGCGAATCCATTCCCGATTGGTTAGATGAATTGGGGCAGAAAGAATTGGGCAAAAAGTGGGATAAGGAAATTGCTGCGCTAAACCAACAGGCCGATGTGGTCTTGCGCGTTAACACCCTAAAAACCACTGTTGAAAAACTTCAAAATGAATTGGCCGATCTCGAAATTGAAACCGAGATTTTAAAAGGATATCCCGATGCTTTAAAGTTGAAGGAGCGAGCAAACGTGTTCACCACCGATGCCTTTAAAAATGGCTTGTTTGAAGTGCAGGACGCCTCTTCACAGAAAGTGGCGGAAATGCTCGATCCTAAACCTGGAATGCGCGTAATAGATGCCTGTGCCGGAGCTGGCGGAAAAAGCCTCCACATTGCCACAATGATGGAAAACAAAGGGCAATTGATTGCAATGGACATCTATGAAAACAAGCTGAACGAGCTGAAACGCCGTGCAAGACGTAACGATATTTTTAATATTGAAACCCGCGTGATCGATTCTACGAAGGTGATAAAAAAATTAATCGATAAAGCCGATAAGGTTTTGATTGACGCGCCTTGCTCCGGATTGGGTGTTTTAAAGAGAAATCCCGATGCCAAATGGAAACTTCAACCTGAATTTCTGGACAACATTCGCGCAACACAAAAGGAATTGCTTAACAGTTACTCACGTATGGTAAAACCCGGCGGACAATTGGTTTATGCAACCTGCTCCATCCTTCCCTCGGAAAACGAGATGCAAGTAAAAGCATTTTTAGCGCGCGAGGAAGGAAAGGATTTTTCACTATTAAATGAAGAAAAAATAATGCCCAGCAAAAGCGGATTTGATGGATTTTATATTTCTTTGCTGCAAAAAAAAGATTAA
- a CDS encoding endonuclease: protein MNKIFTLFLLLSLQTLFAQQPYYDDVNLSLTGQDLYFALQQKIENASTSFNYGDTRDSMKITDEDPENNNNVLLLYGYDDTGSCTTDRSRDKDDFGGGSCQYNREHTFARSNANPSMGNVDNGTTGIGADPQNIRPTDQQMNNNRGSKKFAAGSGNAGNVGSGNWFPGDEWKGDVARIMMYMYTRYGDRCNPSLNGTGALQGSTEMLQIYLQWNAEDPVTDFEDQRNPHLETVYGNRNPFIDNPYLATLIWGGPVAEDRWGLMGTEELIAENISIYPNPTSEIIWIKDNTSFSVDHYSVFDVSGRRILFNTFNASEKKVDVSNLNSGVYLLELVSSERKITKKIMVQ, encoded by the coding sequence ATGAACAAAATATTTACCCTATTTCTTTTATTAAGCCTACAAACCCTTTTTGCCCAACAGCCTTATTATGACGATGTTAATCTTTCCTTGACCGGACAAGACTTATATTTTGCGCTGCAACAAAAAATTGAAAATGCAAGCACATCCTTCAATTATGGCGATACGCGCGATTCCATGAAAATTACGGATGAAGATCCCGAAAACAATAACAATGTTTTATTGCTTTACGGGTATGATGATACTGGAAGCTGCACTACAGACCGAAGCCGTGACAAGGATGATTTTGGAGGTGGCAGTTGTCAATACAACCGTGAGCATACTTTTGCCCGATCAAACGCAAATCCTTCAATGGGAAATGTAGATAATGGAACTACAGGAATTGGCGCCGACCCACAAAATATTCGACCCACCGACCAACAAATGAACAACAACCGCGGAAGCAAAAAATTTGCTGCCGGATCTGGAAATGCCGGCAATGTGGGTAGCGGAAATTGGTTCCCTGGTGATGAGTGGAAAGGTGATGTGGCAAGAATAATGATGTATATGTACACCAGATATGGCGATCGTTGCAATCCCTCTTTAAATGGAACTGGGGCACTACAGGGCTCCACAGAAATGTTACAAATTTATTTACAATGGAATGCCGAAGATCCTGTTACAGATTTTGAAGACCAACGAAACCCCCATTTGGAAACCGTGTACGGAAATCGCAATCCTTTTATAGACAATCCATATTTGGCAACACTTATTTGGGGAGGCCCCGTGGCGGAAGATCGCTGGGGTTTAATGGGAACCGAAGAATTAATAGCTGAAAATATTTCAATATATCCAAACCCAACTTCTGAAATTATTTGGATTAAGGACAATACTTCTTTTTCAGTCGATCATTATTCAGTCTTTGATGTTTCAGGAAGACGAATATTGTTTAATACGTTCAATGCTTCTGAAAAGAAAGTAGATGTTTCTAATCTCAATAGCGGGGTTTATCTTTTGGAACTGGTTTCTTCAGAAAGAAAAATTACCAAAAAAATTATGGTGCAATAA
- a CDS encoding GEVED domain-containing protein, translated as MKLKKLLIVTCMLFGLGAYSQETFPPDEVIVGTFIKKTIPLRDFALQEENFDQTVKEIRIVQNGSRYHEQVNENALPLGIDQTVQKNLGNIQTRAIEQNFIGASSSESGFVPPDPTGAVGPNHYVHAVNSIVKIFDKTGNLVVGPVALGTFLGIGTNSGDPIVLYDQLADRWFVSQFGSLNNSLAIGVSETNDPTGAYNVYQYTFGSFPDYPHYSVWHDAYYLTANIGTTNKVYAVERDVMLAGGASPKIVGFPLPGATQNTNTVLSPEPANLLGTNYPADVPGYVTYLQDDGWSGVTFDHLKVWEIELDWVTTSNSTISAPLEIPTAPFNSVFAPFGTGDVQQPGTSQKIDMIGGVISYAPNYRSFADHNSWVITFNTDIDGNDTSGIRWIELRNDASNPWSIFQEGTYAPADGNSRFMGSAGMDAAGNIGLAFNIASGTLKAGIRYTGRFDGDPLGQMTVAETEIVPGAGVQTFTNRFGDYSHLTLDPNNFTFWHTAEYFSSDNNWRTQIAAFTLSGGFANDVGVNALIQPENGILTNAETVAVSIRNFGTATQANIPLELRVDGNLIATETFSGSIAAGATANYTFSQTVDLSNSGQTYTIQVKSNLSGDEFPANDQFTKEVTHLLTNDVGAIEITAPVSSSGLGNETITATIKNFGANTQSNFDIQYVINGGAPVIETFAGPIDSEEEVSYSFTQTADFTALGVYTVTVSTALASDLNAANDSVTTDVENILCQPVIDCSVGDGFQLFAVAEINNASACEGYGDFTNLVANLAPDSTNELTVTTGYGDQFVKVWIDFNDDSTFSPNEVVVDNVEIASGQGQGTYTVTMDLVVPAGAATGPHRMRAKTNWNGPVPADACEETDFGETEDYTANIGTLGVNDFSISKGDLIITSENNKNFEVNFITAYEGKAYLAIYNMLGQQLKVKMLDKMGDCFKAKLDMGEVPSGVYLVRIGGQNTKSFKTARIIVK; from the coding sequence ATGAAACTAAAAAAATTACTAATTGTAACCTGTATGCTGTTTGGATTGGGAGCATACTCTCAGGAAACTTTTCCGCCGGATGAGGTTATTGTAGGCACTTTTATTAAGAAAACAATCCCTTTAAGGGATTTTGCCCTTCAAGAAGAAAACTTTGACCAAACCGTTAAGGAAATCCGTATTGTACAAAACGGTTCGCGCTACCATGAACAAGTTAATGAAAATGCCTTGCCTTTAGGTATAGACCAAACAGTTCAAAAGAACTTGGGAAATATCCAGACTAGGGCAATTGAACAAAATTTTATTGGTGCCTCTTCCTCCGAGTCGGGTTTTGTTCCGCCCGATCCTACAGGAGCAGTGGGACCAAACCATTACGTTCACGCTGTTAATTCGATCGTAAAGATTTTTGATAAAACTGGTAACCTTGTTGTTGGTCCTGTTGCTTTGGGAACATTTTTAGGCATTGGCACAAATTCCGGAGATCCCATTGTGCTTTATGATCAACTGGCAGATCGATGGTTTGTGAGTCAATTTGGTTCGTTGAATAATTCGCTAGCCATAGGTGTTTCTGAAACCAATGACCCCACAGGCGCCTATAATGTGTATCAGTATACTTTCGGGAGTTTTCCGGATTATCCTCATTATAGCGTATGGCACGACGCGTATTACCTTACTGCCAATATTGGAACCACAAATAAGGTTTATGCGGTAGAAAGAGATGTAATGCTGGCAGGTGGCGCCAGCCCAAAGATTGTGGGCTTCCCACTTCCTGGCGCAACCCAGAATACCAATACGGTTTTAAGTCCGGAGCCAGCAAACCTATTGGGGACAAATTATCCCGCCGATGTTCCTGGATATGTAACTTACCTTCAGGATGATGGATGGTCGGGGGTTACTTTTGATCATTTAAAAGTATGGGAAATTGAACTGGATTGGGTTACAACAAGCAACTCTACAATTTCTGCTCCCTTAGAAATACCCACTGCGCCATTTAATTCAGTATTTGCACCATTTGGAACAGGTGATGTACAACAGCCTGGTACTAGCCAAAAAATTGATATGATTGGCGGTGTTATTTCTTATGCGCCAAACTACAGAAGCTTTGCCGATCACAATAGCTGGGTAATAACCTTTAATACCGATATTGATGGCAATGACACATCGGGTATTCGCTGGATTGAACTTCGGAATGATGCCTCAAACCCTTGGTCCATATTTCAGGAAGGCACTTATGCACCTGCCGATGGAAACAGTCGCTTTATGGGAAGTGCGGGAATGGACGCTGCAGGAAATATTGGCCTTGCCTTTAACATAGCTAGTGGCACCCTAAAAGCGGGAATACGGTACACGGGTAGATTTGATGGGGATCCATTGGGTCAAATGACGGTGGCCGAAACTGAAATTGTTCCCGGTGCGGGTGTTCAGACTTTCACCAATAGGTTTGGTGACTATTCCCATTTAACTTTAGATCCTAACAACTTTACGTTTTGGCATACTGCAGAATATTTTTCTTCGGACAATAACTGGAGAACACAAATTGCTGCATTTACCTTATCTGGAGGTTTTGCCAATGACGTAGGTGTCAATGCGCTAATTCAACCCGAAAACGGAATTCTAACAAATGCTGAAACAGTGGCGGTAAGCATTCGTAATTTCGGAACTGCGACCCAAGCAAATATTCCTTTGGAACTACGTGTGGATGGAAATTTAATAGCAACGGAAACCTTTTCTGGTAGCATAGCGGCAGGTGCTACCGCAAACTATACTTTTTCGCAAACAGTTGACTTGTCAAACTCTGGGCAAACATACACCATTCAAGTAAAATCAAACCTCTCTGGAGATGAGTTTCCTGCGAATGATCAATTCACAAAAGAAGTTACCCATCTTTTGACAAATGACGTGGGAGCAATAGAAATAACAGCGCCAGTTTCGAGTTCTGGTTTGGGTAACGAAACTATCACGGCAACAATAAAAAACTTTGGAGCCAATACGCAGTCAAACTTTGATATACAATATGTCATCAATGGTGGTGCACCTGTAATTGAGACTTTTGCAGGCCCAATTGATTCCGAGGAAGAGGTGAGCTATAGCTTTACACAAACTGCTGATTTTACAGCATTGGGAGTTTATACCGTAACCGTTTCAACTGCTTTAGCGAGTGATCTCAATGCAGCCAATGACTCCGTTACAACTGATGTAGAAAACATTTTATGCCAGCCTGTAATTGATTGTTCTGTTGGAGATGGGTTTCAGTTATTCGCAGTGGCCGAAATAAATAATGCATCAGCTTGCGAGGGTTATGGCGATTTCACAAACCTGGTTGCTAACTTAGCTCCAGACAGTACAAATGAACTGACAGTAACCACAGGGTATGGCGATCAATTTGTGAAAGTTTGGATTGATTTTAATGATGATTCCACATTTTCTCCTAACGAAGTGGTGGTTGACAATGTAGAGATTGCTTCCGGTCAAGGTCAGGGAACCTATACAGTAACCATGGACTTGGTTGTGCCAGCAGGAGCAGCTACTGGTCCACACCGTATGCGCGCAAAGACCAATTGGAATGGCCCTGTACCGGCAGATGCTTGTGAAGAAACTGATTTCGGGGAAACCGAAGATTACACCGCAAATATTGGAACGCTGGGCGTAAACGATTTTTCAATCAGCAAAGGTGATTTGATAATTACTTCAGAAAACAACAAGAACTTTGAAGTAAATTTTATAACGGCCTATGAGGGTAAGGCTTATTTGGCCATTTATAATATGCTAGGGCAACAACTTAAAGTAAAGATGCTAGATAAGATGGGCGATTGCTTTAAAGCAAAACTTGATATGGGTGAAGTGCCAAGTGGGGTTTATCTCGTAAGAATAGGGGGCCAAAACACCAAGTCGTTTAAAACGGCACGAATTATTGTAAAGTAA